From Pseudomonas sp. FP2335, the proteins below share one genomic window:
- a CDS encoding type II toxin-antitoxin system HicB family antitoxin: MQYPICIEWGDDFAATGIQIPDIPGAVTAGDSFEEAYNAAVEVAHILLQEIAAEGGPIPMPTSVANHHAHEDYAGMGWGMLELDVTPYLGKTEKVNVTLPGYVIQRIDRYVREHKVKSRSSFLADAALEKLVRS; the protein is encoded by the coding sequence ATGCAATACCCAATCTGTATCGAATGGGGCGATGACTTCGCCGCCACCGGCATTCAGATCCCCGATATTCCAGGCGCCGTCACTGCCGGGGACAGTTTCGAAGAGGCGTACAACGCGGCCGTGGAAGTCGCACACATCCTGCTGCAGGAGATCGCCGCCGAGGGCGGGCCGATCCCCATGCCTACCTCGGTGGCCAATCATCACGCCCACGAAGACTATGCGGGTATGGGCTGGGGCATGTTGGAGCTGGACGTTACGCCCTATCTGGGCAAGACCGAGAAGGTCAATGTGACCTTGCCCGGTTATGTCATCCAGCGTATCGACCGCTACGTGCGTGAGCACAAGGTGAAAAGCCGCTCGTCATTCCTAGCGGATGCGGCTTTGGAGAAGTTGGTGCGTTCCTGA
- a CDS encoding type II toxin-antitoxin system HicA family toxin — translation MQSRLLIKELQEAGWVLDRVTGSHHIFTHRYNPYTIPVPHPKKDLPAGTVRSIRKRAGLFEF, via the coding sequence GTGCAAAGCAGGTTATTGATCAAGGAACTGCAAGAGGCGGGCTGGGTGCTGGATCGGGTCACGGGCAGTCATCATATTTTTACCCATCGCTATAACCCGTACACGATTCCGGTGCCTCATCCAAAGAAGGACCTGCCTGCGGGTACTGTGAGAAGTATCAGGAAACGTGCTGGTCTGTTTGAGTTTTAA
- a CDS encoding glycerate kinase, translating into MSVDPQHLLRELFSTAIDAAHPRQVLEPYLPADRSGRVIVIGAGKAAAAMALVVENSWQGEVTGLVVTRYGHGAPCKKIEVVEAAHPVPDAAGLAVAKRVLELISNLGEDDRVIFLLSGGGSALLALPAEGITLADKQAINKALLKSGATIGEMNCVRKHLSAIKGGRLAKAAWPATVYTYAISDVPGDQATVIASGPTVGDPSTSAQALAILKRYNIDAPASVRSWLQNPASETVKPGDPILARSHFQLIARPQQSLEAVAVKVRQAGFSPLILGDLEGEARDVAKVHAGIARQIAQHGQPLAAPCVILSGGETTVTVRGNGRGGRNAEFLLSLTDSLKGLPGVYALAGDTDGIDGSEDNAGAIMTPCSYSRAEALGLSASDELDNNNGYGYFAALDGLIVTEPTRTNVNDLRAILILETAKHDA; encoded by the coding sequence ATGTCGGTCGATCCGCAACACCTGCTTCGCGAGCTGTTCTCCACAGCCATCGACGCCGCCCACCCCCGGCAAGTCCTTGAACCCTACCTGCCCGCCGACCGCAGTGGCCGGGTGATCGTGATCGGTGCCGGCAAAGCCGCCGCCGCCATGGCCCTGGTTGTAGAAAACAGCTGGCAAGGCGAAGTCACGGGCCTGGTCGTCACCCGCTACGGCCATGGCGCGCCGTGCAAGAAAATCGAAGTGGTCGAAGCCGCTCACCCGGTCCCCGACGCCGCCGGCCTGGCGGTGGCCAAGCGCGTGCTGGAACTGATCAGCAACCTCGGCGAAGACGACCGCGTGATCTTCCTGCTGTCCGGTGGCGGCTCGGCCCTGCTGGCCTTGCCCGCCGAAGGCATCACCCTGGCCGACAAGCAAGCCATCAACAAAGCCCTGCTCAAGTCCGGCGCCACCATTGGCGAGATGAATTGCGTGCGCAAGCACCTCTCGGCGATCAAGGGTGGCCGGCTGGCCAAGGCGGCATGGCCAGCCACGGTCTACACCTATGCGATTTCCGACGTGCCGGGCGACCAGGCCACGGTGATTGCATCCGGCCCCACCGTCGGCGACCCAAGCACCTCGGCACAGGCGTTGGCGATCCTCAAGCGCTACAACATCGATGCCCCCGCATCGGTGCGCAGCTGGTTGCAGAACCCCGCCTCGGAAACCGTCAAGCCGGGCGACCCGATCCTCGCCCGCAGCCATTTCCAATTGATCGCCCGCCCGCAGCAATCCCTCGAAGCCGTGGCGGTCAAAGTGCGCCAGGCCGGGTTCAGCCCGCTGATCCTCGGCGACCTCGAAGGCGAAGCGCGGGACGTGGCCAAGGTGCATGCCGGCATTGCCCGGCAAATCGCGCAACACGGCCAACCACTGGCGGCGCCGTGCGTGATCCTGTCCGGCGGTGAAACCACTGTGACCGTGCGCGGCAATGGCCGTGGCGGGCGCAACGCGGAGTTCCTGCTCAGCCTTACCGACAGCCTCAAGGGCCTGCCCGGCGTATACGCCCTGGCCGGTGACACCGACGGCATCGACGGTTCCGAAGACAACGCCGGCGCGATCATGACCCCGTGCAGCTATTCACGCGCCGAAGCGCTGGGCCTGTCGGCCAGCGACGAGTTGGACAACAACAATGGCTACGGCTACTTCGCGGCCCTCGACGGGTTGATCGTCACCGAGCCGACGCGCACCAACGTCAACGACTTGCGCGCCATCCTGATTCTTGAGACTGCCAAACATGACGCCTGA
- the phnN gene encoding phosphonate metabolism protein/1,5-bisphosphokinase (PRPP-forming) PhnN, with protein sequence MAGRLIYLIGPSGSGKDSLLDAARPRLVERGCRIVRRVITRSAEAVGEAAQGVSPEQFAAMEAEGAFALSWQANGLSYGIPREIDDWLAAGHDVLVNGSRAHLAQTRARYPTLLVLLLTVDQAVLRQRLISRGRESLADIEARLARNAQFTAQLIADNGSGLYVLDNSGPLAHTVERLLCCLDQQHLS encoded by the coding sequence ATGGCAGGCAGGTTGATCTATCTCATCGGACCATCCGGTTCGGGCAAGGACAGCCTGTTGGACGCCGCACGCCCACGCTTGGTCGAGCGCGGTTGCCGCATCGTGCGCCGCGTCATCACCCGTTCGGCGGAAGCGGTGGGCGAGGCGGCGCAAGGCGTTAGCCCCGAGCAGTTCGCCGCGATGGAGGCCGAGGGCGCGTTTGCCCTGAGTTGGCAGGCGAATGGCTTGTCCTACGGCATTCCCAGGGAAATCGACGACTGGCTGGCGGCCGGGCACGACGTGCTGGTCAACGGCTCCCGCGCGCACCTGGCGCAGACTCGCGCGCGTTATCCGACCTTGCTGGTGTTGTTGCTGACGGTGGATCAGGCGGTGTTGCGCCAACGCTTGATCTCACGGGGACGTGAATCGCTGGCGGATATAGAAGCGCGTCTGGCGCGCAATGCGCAGTTCACGGCACAACTGATTGCCGACAATGGCTCGGGGTTGTATGTGCTGGATAATTCCGGACCGCTGGCGCATACGGTCGAGCGCTTGCTGTGCTGCCTGGATCAGCAGCATTTGAGTTGA
- a CDS encoding sulfate ABC transporter substrate-binding protein: protein MKKLVSASLLAAGLALAGAVQAAPVTLLNVSYDVMRDFYKDYNAAFQKHWDAEHPNDKLTLQMSFGGSSKQARSVIDGLPADVITMNMATDINALVDNGKLVPDNWVTRLPNNSAPFTSATVFIVRKGNPKALKDWPDLLKDGVQVIVPNPKTSGNGRYTYLSAWGYVLKNGGDENKAKAFVGKLFKQAPVLDTGGRAATTTFMTNQIGDVLVTFENEAEMIAREFGRDQFEVIYPSVSAEAEPPVSVVDKVVEKKGTRVAAEDYLKYLWSAEGQEIAANNYLRPRDPKVLAKYTDRFPKVDFLSVEKTFGDWRTVQKTHFNDGGVFDQIYSGQ from the coding sequence GTGAAAAAACTCGTTAGCGCCTCTCTCCTGGCCGCCGGCCTCGCCCTGGCGGGCGCCGTCCAGGCTGCCCCCGTGACACTGCTCAACGTCTCCTACGACGTGATGCGCGATTTCTACAAGGACTACAACGCGGCGTTCCAGAAGCACTGGGACGCCGAGCACCCGAACGACAAGCTGACCTTGCAGATGTCCTTCGGCGGCTCCAGCAAACAAGCGCGCTCGGTGATCGATGGCCTGCCCGCTGACGTGATCACCATGAACATGGCCACCGACATCAACGCCCTGGTGGACAACGGCAAACTGGTGCCGGACAACTGGGTCACGCGCCTGCCGAACAACAGCGCACCGTTCACCTCTGCCACCGTGTTCATCGTACGCAAAGGCAACCCGAAAGCCCTGAAAGACTGGCCGGACCTGTTGAAAGACGGCGTGCAAGTGATCGTGCCCAACCCGAAAACCTCGGGTAACGGCCGCTACACCTACCTGTCGGCCTGGGGTTATGTGTTGAAGAACGGCGGCGATGAAAACAAGGCCAAGGCCTTTGTCGGCAAACTGTTCAAACAAGCCCCGGTGCTGGACACCGGCGGCCGTGCCGCCACCACCACGTTCATGACCAACCAGATCGGCGACGTGCTGGTGACTTTTGAAAACGAAGCGGAAATGATCGCCCGTGAATTCGGCCGCGACCAGTTCGAAGTGATCTACCCAAGCGTCTCCGCCGAAGCAGAGCCGCCGGTGTCGGTGGTCGACAAAGTGGTCGAGAAGAAAGGCACCCGCGTCGCGGCCGAAGACTACTTGAAGTACCTGTGGTCGGCCGAAGGCCAGGAAATCGCGGCGAACAACTACCTGCGCCCACGTGATCCAAAAGTGTTGGCCAAGTACACCGACCGCTTCCCGAAAGTCGACTTCCTGTCGGTGGAGAAAACCTTTGGCGACTGGCGCACCGTGCAGAAAACCCACTTCAATGATGGTGGGGTGTTTGACCAGATCTACAGCGGGCAGTAA
- a CDS encoding 2-hydroxy-3-oxopropionate reductase, with translation MAKIGFIGTGIMGQPMAANLQKAGHQLFLSEHHGKAPQALLDAGAIALANPQQVAQEAEFIIVMVPDTPQVDDVLFRADGVAAGLSPNKVVIDMSSISPTATKAFAARINEAGAHYLDAPVSGGEVGAKAGTLSIMIGGEPQTFERALPLFQAMGKNITLVGGNGDGQTAKVANQIIVALNIQAVAEALLFAAKNGADPAKVREALMGGFASSKILEVHGERMIKGTFDPGFRINLHQKDLNLALAGAKELGINLPNTAGTQQVFSTCTAIGGGNWDHSALIKGLEHMANFSIRDK, from the coding sequence ATGGCTAAAATCGGATTCATCGGCACCGGCATCATGGGCCAACCCATGGCCGCCAACCTGCAAAAGGCAGGTCACCAACTGTTCCTCTCCGAACATCACGGCAAAGCCCCGCAAGCCCTGCTCGACGCCGGCGCCATCGCCCTGGCCAACCCGCAGCAAGTCGCCCAGGAAGCCGAGTTCATCATTGTGATGGTGCCCGACACCCCGCAGGTCGATGACGTGCTGTTCCGCGCCGACGGCGTGGCCGCCGGCCTGTCGCCAAACAAAGTGGTGATCGACATGAGTTCGATCTCCCCCACCGCCACCAAGGCCTTCGCCGCCAGGATCAACGAGGCCGGCGCGCACTACCTGGATGCGCCCGTGTCCGGCGGTGAAGTCGGCGCCAAGGCCGGCACCCTGAGCATCATGATCGGTGGCGAGCCGCAGACCTTCGAACGCGCCCTGCCGCTGTTCCAGGCCATGGGCAAGAACATCACCCTGGTCGGCGGCAATGGTGATGGGCAGACCGCCAAGGTCGCCAACCAGATCATCGTCGCGCTGAACATCCAGGCAGTGGCCGAAGCGCTGCTGTTCGCCGCCAAGAACGGTGCCGACCCGGCCAAGGTGCGTGAAGCGCTGATGGGCGGTTTTGCCTCGTCGAAGATCCTTGAAGTGCATGGCGAGCGCATGATCAAGGGCACCTTTGACCCGGGCTTTCGCATCAACCTGCACCAGAAGGATTTGAACCTGGCGCTGGCCGGGGCCAAGGAACTGGGGATCAACCTGCCGAACACCGCCGGTACGCAGCAGGTGTTCAGTACCTGCACCGCAATCGGTGGCGGCAACTGGGACCACTCGGCGCTGATCAAGGGCCTGGAGCACATGGCGAATTTCTCGATTCGCGACAAGTAA
- a CDS encoding ion transporter, translated as MDSNNDWRQRLYVMIFQSDTLAGRRFDGTLLLIILASLVIVMLDSIDDIHQNYADVLAYIEWGFTIIFAIEYGLRLYCSPKPLRYAFSFYGLVDLLAIVPGILALYYSDAQYLLIIRIIRMLRIFRVLKLSPYLKQANYLMAALRGSKQKIVVFLVSVCTLVTVFGTLMYVIEGPEHGFTSIPKGIYWAIVTLTTVGFGDIVPKTPLGQVISSLVMITGYSIIAVPTGIFTAELASAMRGEQLQHDCPVCKKSTHEPNAAFCSRCGSNLFRKVE; from the coding sequence ATGGACAGCAACAACGACTGGCGCCAACGGCTCTACGTCATGATTTTCCAGAGCGACACCCTTGCCGGGCGGCGTTTTGACGGCACCTTGCTGCTGATCATCCTCGCCAGCCTGGTGATCGTGATGCTCGACAGCATCGACGACATCCACCAGAACTACGCCGACGTGCTGGCCTACATCGAGTGGGGCTTCACCATCATCTTCGCCATCGAGTACGGCTTGCGGCTGTATTGCTCGCCCAAGCCGCTGCGTTATGCCTTCAGTTTTTACGGGCTGGTGGATTTGCTCGCGATCGTGCCCGGCATCCTCGCCCTGTATTACAGCGATGCGCAGTACCTGTTGATCATCCGCATCATCCGTATGTTGCGCATCTTCCGGGTGCTCAAGCTCAGCCCCTACCTCAAGCAAGCCAACTACCTGATGGCGGCGCTGCGCGGCAGCAAGCAGAAGATCGTGGTGTTCCTGGTCAGCGTGTGCACGCTGGTGACAGTGTTCGGCACCCTGATGTACGTAATCGAAGGCCCGGAGCACGGGTTTACCAGCATTCCCAAGGGCATTTACTGGGCCATCGTGACCCTGACCACCGTGGGTTTTGGCGACATCGTGCCGAAGACCCCGTTGGGCCAGGTGATTTCGTCGCTGGTGATGATCACGGGTTACTCGATCATTGCCGTGCCCACCGGGATTTTCACCGCCGAACTGGCCAGCGCCATGCGCGGTGAACAACTGCAACACGACTGCCCGGTGTGCAAGAAGAGCACCCACGAACCCAACGCCGCATTCTGTTCGCGCTGCGGCAGTAATCTTTTTCGTAAAGTGGAATAA
- a CDS encoding DUF5666 domain-containing protein codes for MKITLNKMLLASTLAAAMAVGLAHAADAPRVGVRGAITAVEGDAIQVKVNSGEDVTVHLTRDTQVRAVTLARIDEIKPGSYIGSAAMPNADGSLTALEVHVFPPAMAGTGDGHRAFDLKEGSSMTNGTVGDLVVSNGRTLTVKYKGGEQKIVVPQDVPIVNLEPGDRSLLKPGVKVVLFAVRGADGTITAQAISAGKDGVTPPM; via the coding sequence ATGAAGATCACGCTGAACAAGATGCTCCTGGCGTCAACCCTTGCCGCCGCCATGGCCGTTGGCCTGGCCCACGCCGCCGATGCGCCGCGTGTGGGCGTGCGCGGTGCCATCACCGCTGTCGAGGGCGACGCAATACAGGTCAAGGTCAACAGCGGCGAAGACGTCACCGTGCACTTGACCCGGGACACCCAGGTGCGCGCCGTCACCCTGGCCAGGATCGATGAGATCAAGCCGGGCAGCTACATTGGCTCCGCCGCCATGCCCAATGCCGACGGCAGCTTGACCGCCCTGGAAGTGCACGTATTCCCACCGGCCATGGCCGGCACCGGTGACGGGCATCGCGCCTTTGACTTAAAGGAAGGCAGCAGCATGACCAACGGCACCGTGGGCGACCTGGTGGTGAGCAACGGGCGCACGCTGACGGTGAAGTACAAGGGCGGTGAGCAGAAGATCGTGGTGCCCCAGGACGTGCCGATCGTCAACCTCGAACCGGGGGATCGCAGCTTGTTGAAACCGGGGGTGAAGGTGGTGTTGTTTGCGGTGAGGGGGGCAGATGGGACGATTACGGCGCAGGCCATCTCTGCCGGCAAGGATGGCGTGACCCCACCGATGTAA
- a CDS encoding MFS transporter, which translates to MNATSHATSTMTRSMVMLFAFCCGAIVANIYYAQPIIELIAPDIGLTPAMASLIVSLTQIGYALGLFFLVPLGDLLENRKLMISTTVLAIASLLGAAITEQPNLFLLVSLLIGFSSVSVQILIPLAAHLAPAESRGRVVGSIMGGLLLGILLARPVSSVVADHFGWRAMFMAAAALMAFISVILLITIPKRQPDHSATYGQLLRSLGTLLRKQPVLRQRAFYQGGMFATFSLFWTAVPLELARNHGLSQSEIALFALVGALGAIAAPIAGRLADAGHTYRASLLAMLFAALSFLPAFVHPLYSVIGLAVTGVVLDFCVQMNMVLGQRAIYALDANSRSRLNALYMTSIFIGGAFGSAIASSVYEHGGWLGVVLVGSAFPLVALLRFLSVSREAAPVAA; encoded by the coding sequence ATGAACGCTACTTCCCACGCTACAAGCACCATGACCCGGAGCATGGTGATGCTGTTTGCGTTTTGCTGCGGCGCCATCGTTGCCAACATCTACTACGCACAACCGATCATCGAACTGATTGCCCCGGACATCGGCCTCACCCCCGCCATGGCCAGCCTGATCGTGTCACTGACACAAATCGGCTACGCCCTCGGCCTGTTTTTCCTGGTGCCCCTGGGCGACCTGCTGGAAAACCGCAAGCTGATGATCAGCACCACTGTGCTCGCCATCGCCAGCCTGCTGGGCGCGGCGATTACCGAGCAGCCGAACCTGTTCCTGCTGGTGTCACTGCTGATCGGCTTCAGCTCGGTGTCGGTGCAGATCCTGATCCCGCTGGCTGCGCACCTGGCGCCGGCCGAGTCCCGTGGGCGTGTGGTCGGCAGCATCATGGGCGGCCTGTTGCTCGGCATCCTGCTGGCGCGGCCGGTGTCCAGCGTGGTAGCGGATCACTTCGGCTGGCGCGCGATGTTCATGGCCGCCGCGGCATTGATGGCGTTTATCAGCGTGATCCTGCTGATCACCATCCCCAAGCGCCAGCCCGACCACAGTGCCACCTACGGCCAACTGCTGCGCTCCCTCGGCACCCTGCTGCGCAAGCAACCGGTATTGCGCCAACGGGCGTTCTACCAGGGCGGCATGTTCGCCACCTTCAGCCTGTTCTGGACCGCCGTGCCGCTGGAACTGGCGCGTAACCACGGCCTGAGTCAAAGCGAGATCGCCCTGTTTGCCCTGGTGGGTGCCCTCGGCGCCATCGCCGCGCCAATCGCCGGGCGCCTGGCCGATGCCGGCCACACTTACCGCGCGTCGCTGCTGGCCATGCTGTTTGCCGCGCTGAGTTTCCTGCCGGCCTTCGTCCACCCGCTGTACAGCGTGATCGGCCTGGCCGTGACCGGCGTGGTCCTGGACTTCTGCGTACAGATGAACATGGTGCTCGGCCAACGCGCCATCTACGCCCTCGACGCCAACAGCCGCAGCCGCCTGAACGCGCTGTACATGACCAGCATCTTCATCGGCGGCGCCTTCGGCTCGGCAATTGCCAGCAGCGTGTACGAACACGGCGGCTGGCTGGGTGTGGTGTTGGTGGGCAGTGCGTTCCCGCTGGTGGCGTTGTTGCGCTTCCTCAGCGTTTCCCGTGAAGCGGCCCCGGTAGCCGCGTAA
- a CDS encoding urea transporter — protein sequence MHNPTCPDWAEALLNGFSQIFLQRQPLCGLLCLLAILIGAPALFGGALLGGIAGLLTAQRRGYPKAERQAGLYSYNGVLLGLLVSQHFAWSALLPPLILACGGVAAMLTRQWLKHATHPQALPAYTTPFVGLGWLLLGSAPESTFTLTTPQTVSVLSAPFTGLAQIMLLDAPLAGVLIALGLWLANRGAAIWALIGASTGMLVALLLDEPTSALLGLHSYNPALAALALSQTHRQPWLALLGIGLAIVLTSAFATLHLPALTAPFILACWLVHAGARLLQKPRMDSPFESP from the coding sequence ATGCACAACCCTACCTGCCCCGACTGGGCCGAAGCCCTGCTCAACGGTTTCAGCCAAATCTTCCTCCAGCGCCAACCGCTGTGCGGCCTGCTGTGCCTGCTGGCCATCCTGATCGGCGCCCCGGCCTTGTTCGGCGGGGCGTTGCTGGGTGGCATCGCGGGTTTGCTCACGGCCCAGCGTCGGGGTTATCCCAAGGCCGAGCGCCAGGCCGGCCTGTATAGCTACAACGGCGTACTGCTGGGGTTGTTGGTCAGCCAGCACTTCGCCTGGTCTGCGCTGTTGCCACCGCTGATCCTGGCCTGCGGCGGTGTGGCGGCGATGCTCACGCGCCAATGGCTGAAACATGCAACCCACCCGCAGGCCTTGCCCGCCTATACCACGCCGTTTGTCGGCCTGGGCTGGTTACTGCTGGGCAGCGCGCCAGAGAGCACCTTTACCCTGACCACCCCGCAAACCGTCTCCGTCCTCAGCGCGCCCTTTACCGGGCTCGCGCAAATCATGCTGCTGGACGCCCCGCTGGCCGGCGTCTTGATTGCGCTCGGCCTGTGGTTGGCGAACCGAGGCGCCGCCATCTGGGCCTTGATCGGCGCCAGCACCGGCATGCTGGTTGCGCTGCTGCTGGACGAACCCACCAGCGCCCTCCTCGGCCTGCACAGCTACAACCCGGCGCTGGCGGCACTGGCCTTGAGCCAGACACATCGCCAGCCGTGGCTTGCGTTGCTCGGCATCGGCCTGGCGATTGTGCTTACGTCAGCTTTCGCCACGCTGCATCTGCCAGCACTGACAGCGCCCTTCATTCTTGCCTGCTGGCTGGTACACGCAGGCGCCCGCCTGCTTCAGAAACCGCGCATGGACAGCCCCTTCGAATCCCCCTAG
- the pyk gene encoding pyruvate kinase — MTPDKKVKILATLGPATDGIDDIRELVEAGVNIFRLNFSHGEHADHAQRYQWIRQVERQLNYPLGILMDLQGPKLRVGRFADGKVQLVRGQALRLDLDEAPGDERRVNLPHPEIIAALEPGMDLLLDDGKLRLRVITKHADAIDTTVLNGGELSDRKGVNVPQALLELSPLTAKDRRDLSFGLELGVDWVALSFVQRPEDIREARELIGDRAFLMAKIEKPSAVQRLREIAELSDAIMVARGDLGVEVPAESVPQIQKDIISTCRQLGKPVVVATQMLESMRFSPAPTRAEVTDVANAVAEGADAVMLSAETASGEYPLEAVQMMSKIIRQVESGPDYQAQLDVSRPKADATVSDAISCAIRRISHILPVAVLVNYSESGASSLRAARERPVAPILNLTPNLSTARRLSVAWGVHSVVNDRLRQVDEVCSTALEIAQAQGMAERGDTLVITAGVPFGQPGSTNSLRIETLI, encoded by the coding sequence ATGACGCCTGACAAGAAGGTCAAAATCCTCGCCACCCTGGGCCCGGCCACCGACGGTATCGATGACATCCGCGAGCTGGTCGAAGCCGGGGTGAATATCTTCCGCCTCAACTTCAGCCACGGTGAGCACGCCGACCACGCCCAGCGCTACCAGTGGATCCGCCAGGTGGAACGCCAGCTGAATTACCCGCTAGGCATTCTTATGGACCTGCAAGGGCCCAAGCTGCGGGTCGGACGTTTTGCCGACGGCAAGGTGCAACTGGTGCGCGGCCAGGCGCTGCGCCTGGACCTGGACGAAGCCCCGGGCGACGAACGCCGGGTGAACCTGCCCCACCCGGAAATAATCGCCGCACTGGAGCCGGGCATGGACCTGTTGCTGGACGACGGCAAGTTGCGCCTGCGGGTGATCACCAAGCATGCCGATGCCATCGACACCACCGTGCTGAACGGCGGCGAATTGTCGGACCGTAAAGGTGTGAACGTCCCACAAGCGCTGTTGGAACTGAGCCCGTTGACCGCCAAGGACCGCCGCGACTTGAGCTTCGGCCTGGAACTCGGTGTGGACTGGGTCGCGCTGTCGTTCGTGCAGCGCCCGGAAGACATCCGCGAGGCCCGCGAGCTGATCGGCGACCGCGCCTTCCTGATGGCCAAGATCGAGAAACCTTCGGCAGTGCAGCGCCTGCGGGAGATCGCCGAATTGAGCGACGCAATCATGGTGGCCAGAGGCGATCTCGGCGTGGAAGTGCCGGCCGAAAGCGTGCCGCAAATCCAGAAAGACATCATCAGCACCTGCCGCCAGTTGGGTAAGCCGGTGGTGGTTGCGACGCAGATGCTCGAATCCATGCGCTTCTCCCCGGCGCCGACCCGCGCCGAAGTCACCGACGTGGCCAATGCGGTTGCCGAAGGTGCCGATGCGGTGATGCTCTCGGCGGAAACCGCCTCCGGCGAGTACCCGCTGGAAGCCGTGCAGATGATGAGCAAGATCATCCGCCAGGTGGAAAGTGGTCCGGATTACCAGGCCCAGCTGGATGTAAGCCGCCCCAAGGCGGACGCCACGGTGTCGGATGCGATCAGCTGCGCGATCCGGCGTATCAGCCACATCCTGCCGGTGGCGGTGCTGGTGAACTACAGCGAGTCGGGCGCCTCCAGCCTGCGCGCGGCGCGGGAGCGGCCGGTGGCGCCGATCCTCAACCTCACGCCAAACCTGTCCACGGCACGGCGCTTGAGCGTGGCCTGGGGCGTGCATTCGGTGGTCAATGACCGACTGCGCCAGGTGGATGAGGTGTGTTCCACCGCGCTGGAAATTGCCCAGGCCCAAGGGATGGCGGAGCGGGGGGATACGTTGGTGATCACGGCGGGGGTGCCGTTCGGGCAGCCGGGGTCGACCAATTCGCTGCGTATCGAGACGTTGATTTAG
- a CDS encoding LysR family transcriptional regulator, with the protein MDRLAAMETFVHVVETGSFSAAAKRLGIGQPAVSKSIAQLEARLAVRLVLRSTRGLSPTEAGLAFFEKAKRAIDEANAADEAARGAGAGLSGNLRVSASVTFARMHIIPQLGAFLAQYPEITVDVILDDRSLNLVEEGIDVALRMGNLDDSNLTARKIGESPCVILATPAYFERCGEPATPEDLMQHEAIIYTRGEGAHWSFTQGDTAYPVVAHGRVRVTAAEGVRAAVLSDLGLTLSSTWMFAPELASGEVKTVLTDWKLPARDLWAVFPTGRMASAKARAFVAYVEQLLA; encoded by the coding sequence ATGGACCGCCTCGCCGCCATGGAAACCTTCGTCCACGTTGTCGAAACCGGCTCGTTCTCCGCCGCCGCCAAACGCCTGGGTATCGGCCAGCCCGCTGTGTCCAAGAGCATTGCGCAGCTGGAAGCACGCCTGGCGGTGCGGTTGGTGTTGCGCTCCACCCGTGGCCTGAGCCCGACCGAGGCGGGCCTGGCGTTTTTCGAGAAAGCCAAGCGCGCCATCGATGAAGCCAACGCGGCCGACGAAGCCGCCCGGGGCGCCGGGGCGGGGCTCAGCGGCAACCTGCGGGTCAGCGCGTCGGTGACCTTTGCCCGGATGCACATCATTCCCCAGTTGGGCGCGTTTCTGGCGCAGTACCCCGAGATCACTGTGGATGTGATCCTCGACGACCGCAGCCTCAACCTGGTGGAAGAAGGCATCGACGTCGCCCTGCGCATGGGCAATCTGGACGATTCAAACCTCACCGCGCGCAAGATCGGCGAATCGCCCTGCGTCATCCTCGCCACCCCGGCCTACTTCGAACGCTGCGGCGAACCCGCCACGCCGGAGGACCTGATGCAACACGAGGCCATCATCTACACCCGTGGCGAGGGCGCGCACTGGAGCTTCACCCAGGGCGACACGGCGTACCCCGTCGTGGCCCACGGCCGCGTGCGCGTCACCGCAGCCGAAGGCGTGCGGGCTGCGGTGTTGAGTGATTTGGGGCTGACGTTATCGTCCACCTGGATGTTCGCGCCGGAACTGGCCAGTGGCGAAGTGAAAACCGTGCTCACCGACTGGAAACTGCCCGCACGGGATCTATGGGCGGTGTTCCCCACCGGCCGGATGGCGAGCGCCAAGGCGCGGGCGTTTGTGGCATATGTCGAGCAGTTGCTGGCGTAG